From Vitis vinifera cultivar Pinot Noir 40024 chromosome 14, ASM3070453v1, a single genomic window includes:
- the LOC132255073 gene encoding secreted RxLR effector protein 161-like, protein MPTNLKLSKDESGKEVNETLYRSMIGSLLYLTASRLDIAFSVGVCARYQACPKESHLIALKYIIRYIAGTLELGLWYAFDTYSDVACYTDADWAGNVDDRKNTSGGCFYIGNCLVAWMSKKQNFVSLSTAKAEYIVAAAESEPSHFENQPLPVSGLSKRAASFLMPNFRFLLHVDRPICYPYQEADIR, encoded by the exons ATGCCTACCAACCTAAAGCTAAGTAAGGATGAATCTGGGAAAGAGGTAAATGAAACATTGTATAGAAGCATGATTGGTAGCCTCTTGTACCTCACTGCTAGTAGACTAGACATAGCTTTTAGTGTTGGAGTGTGTGCTAGGTATCAAGCATGTCCTAAGGAATCTCATCTTATAGCTCTTAAGTATATCATTAGGTACATTGCTGGTACTTTAGAGTTGGGTCTTTGGTATGCATTTGACACTTATTCTGATGTAGCTTGCTACACTGATGCCGATTGGGCTGGAAATGTGGATGATAGGAAAAACACTTCAGGTGGTTGTTTCTATATTGGAAATTGTTTGGTTGCTTGGATGAGTAAGAAGCAAAACTTTGTTTCGCTTTCCACAGCTAAAGCGGAATACATTGTTGCCG CTGCAGAATCTGAACCAAGCCATTTTGAAAACCAG CCACTGCCGGTTTCGGGTTTATCCAAGCGTGCTGCTTCATTTCTGATGCCAAATTTCAGATTCCTTCTACACGTTGACAGACCAATATGTTATCCTTACCAAGAAGCTGATATTCGATAG